Sequence from the Flavobacteriales bacterium genome:
CGATGCGAACATTCTCTTGATTTCTGATGTGTTTTACAACTCGGCTGAAAAGGATGAAATTGACGAGTGAGAAGATGGCCGCACCGCGCATGATCGTATCAAATGCGGGATGTTCCCAAAACAACAATGCAATGAGCAGCGTGCTGAAAATGCGTGCGTACTCGGCAGGAGTCAACCATTTCTGGTTTTCCATCAGCCCGCCCGAAAGACCGAGAGTTGCCAACAAGTAGGTCATGGTGGCATAGAGCGGAATAGGAGGGATACTGTTCTTCATGAACAGGATGGCCGTTGAAAGTCCCAACGCTACAAGAAACACGAAGAACACATAAATGTGGTCGTGTCTCAGACCGTCTTTCTCATACTTGTGGTAAGTGGTTAGGTCAATTTCCTGCGGAGCCTGAAAACCACCCAAGTAATCAGGTTGCCACCCTGGTGGTTTATAGAACACGCGAACCTTGTCAAATCCTTTGCAATGCTTGGAAAGTTCCCAAAGTTCCTTCCAATAATGGAGATTGGCCCAAACGGGATTCCAACTGTTCAGCGGCTTGGTAATGCCGTAGATCACTTCTTCCTCTTCTTTCTGGAAGGTGCCGAACATGCGGTCCCAAATAATAAGACTGCCAGCATGGTTTCGGTCAATGTATTTTGGGTTACTGCCGTGATGCACCCGATGATGCGAAGGCGTGTTGATGATCCACTCCAACGGCCCCATGTTTTTGATGGCGGTGGTATGGATCCAGAACTGGTATAACGTATTGAATGAGTTAACGGCCGCAAACATGATCGGGTCGAAACCGACAACGGCCAACGGCAGATAAAATGCCCACGAGAACCATCCTTGGAACCACGATTGGCGCAACGCCACTGAAAGGTTGTAATCCTCGCTTTGATGATGCACGATATGTGCAGCCCACAGAAAGTTCATCTCATGGCTCATGCGGTGAAACCAGTAGTAGAAGAAATCCACACCCAGAAAAAGCAGCACCCAACTCAGCCAATTGTTCTCGAATGTATGAACGCGGTGCTCATACAGGTAG
This genomic interval carries:
- a CDS encoding sterol desaturase family protein translates to MKVSYITLSIPVFFLLIGIELLFGFLKNRKLYRFNDALTNINLGIGQQIVGVMVKGFFFLGYLYLYEHRVHTFENNWLSWVLLFLGVDFFYYWFHRMSHEMNFLWAAHIVHHQSEDYNLSVALRQSWFQGWFSWAFYLPLAVVGFDPIMFAAVNSFNTLYQFWIHTTAIKNMGPLEWIINTPSHHRVHHGSNPKYIDRNHAGSLIIWDRMFGTFQKEEEEVIYGITKPLNSWNPVWANLHYWKELWELSKHCKGFDKVRVFYKPPGWQPDYLGGFQAPQEIDLTTYHKYEKDGLRHDHIYVFFVFLVALGLSTAILFMKNSIPPIPLYATMTYLLATLGLSGGLMENQKWLTPAEYARIFSTLLIALLFWEHPAFDTIMRGAAIFSLVNFILFSRVVKHIRNQENVRIA